One Danio rerio strain Tuebingen ecotype United States chromosome 22, GRCz12tu, whole genome shotgun sequence genomic window carries:
- the si:dkey-15h8.13 gene encoding uncharacterized protein LOC100034436, with the protein MTSALTRSISVEASELSSAAISERQRQSLLKDSEKMSDPEPCRIKQEETEELIDVKEESEELSEDEKKHHVKSEKEAQSENEDSLSVEETAAKCSACTQCGKSFSSKCYLKIHMMIHTGEKPYKCSHCDKRFSCSGNLNEHMLIHTGEKTHKCDQCSKTFLRPSELKNHLRVHANDRPYPCSECEKSFTQKSHLKEHLKIHSDVREFVCVDCGKSFKRAEHLKRHQTIHTEENTYECSHCNSTFILAGTLKHHKMTHTEENPYTCTQCGKSLTQISNINGHLLLYTGNKPHKCEQCGKTFFRPSDLKIHLRVHAMESAYPCSECGKAFLTNRQLKEHKMIHPEVKPYKCSHCDKTFGHSGHLKTHERSHTEEKPYECSHCDKRFRRPEHLNTHEMSHSGEKTHKCGHCGKAFFRASHLKNHLRVHTNERPYPCSECGESFKQESHLKKHQKTHTGAREFVRSECEKTFIKAADLKRHQMTHTEERPFTCTQCGKSFVQSSDLNKHMLSHTAEKKQNEISLPVSSTVYSQTPNFAVNQPLLYIIQAPVLVLGSPTTG; encoded by the exons ATGACGTCAGCACTGACGCGTTCAATCAGCGTCGAGgcttcagagctgag ctctgccgccatcagtgaaagacaaagacagagtttattgaaggacagtgagaagatgagtgatccagaaccctgcagaattaaacaggaagagactgaagaactaatag ATGTaaaggaggagagtgaagaactgagTGAAGATGAGAAGAAACATCATGTCAAGAGTGAAAAAGAAGCTCAATCAGAGAATGAAGATAGTCTTTCAGTGGAAGAAACAGCTGCGAAATGTTCcgcctgcactcagtgtgggaagagtttcagcagcaAATGCTATCTcaagattcacatgatgatccacactggagagaaaccctacaagtgttcacactgcgacaagagattcagttgTTCAGgaaaccttaatgaacacatgctgatccacactggagagaaaacacacaagtgtgatcagtgcagcaaaacatttttgaggcCTTCAGAGCTGAAGAACCATCTTAGAGTCCATGCAAACGACAGGCCTTATCCATGCTCTGAGTGTGAAAAGAGTTTTACGCAGAAATCCCATTTAAAAGAGCATCTGAAGATCCACAGTGatgtgagagagtttgtgtgcgttgactgtggaaagagttttaaaagGGCTGAACATCTAAAACGACACCAGACGATCCACACTGAAGAGAACACTTATGAGTGTTCACACTGCAACAGCACGTTCATACTGGCCGGTACCCTTAAACATCACAAAATGACTCACACTGAAGAGAACCCGTACActtgtactcagtgtgggaagagtttgacACAAATATCAAACATTAATGGACACCTGCTGCTCTACACTGGAAACAAACCACACAAATGTGAGCAGTGCGGCAAAACATTTTTTAGGCCTTCAGATCTGAAGATCCATCTGAGAGTTCATGCAATGGAGTCGGCGTATCCATGTTCAGAGTGTGGGAAGGCTTTTCTTACAAATAGACAGTTGAAAGAACACAAGATGATTCACCCTGAAGTGAAACCGTACAAGTGCTCACACTGCGACAAAACCTTCGGACATTCAGGAcacctgaaaacacatgagaggagccacactgaagagaaaccgtacgagtgttcacactgcgacaagagattcagacGTCCAGAACACCTGAATACACATGAGATGAGCCActctggagagaaaacacacaaatgtgGTCACTGCGGTAAAGCATTTTTTAGGGCTTCACACCTGAAGAACCATCTTAGAGTTCATACAAACGAGAGGCCCTATCCGTGTTCTGAGTGTGGAGAGAGTTTTAAACAagaatcacatttaaaaaaacatcagaAGACCCACACCGGTGCGAGAGAGTTTGTCCGCtctgagtgtgagaagacttttattaaagCTGCAGACTTGAAACGACACCAGATGACTCACACAGAAGAGAgaccattcacatgtactcagtgtgggaagagttttgtcCAATcatcagaccttaataaacaTATGCTGAGCCACACTGCAGAGAAAAAGCAGAATGAAATTTCCCTTCCTGTAAGCTCTACTGTATATTCACAAACACCAAATTTCGCAGTTAATCAGCCCCTGTTATACATTATACAAGCTCctgttttggttttggggtctccaacaacaggctga